Below is a window of Quercus robur chromosome 6, dhQueRobu3.1, whole genome shotgun sequence DNA.
AACTCTTCTTAATAAaagagggggggagggggggggggggggaacacaGCATTAACGTTCactctcttcctcctcctccttatctttttcctttctcacaTCTTTCGTTTTGCAGTATGTACTTTCTGACCTCCACCATTGATTTCTTTATAGTACTGTCTTAAGGTACtggaaaatgttagaaatacatGGCCAAAGTCACTATTGTTTTAGAGAATGATTGTTGAGAGTGAGTACAGTTAGAGTACAACATGAATATAAATAAGTCTCATAAACAATAAGTagactcacaaaaaaaaattcataaatatttcaaaactaGTAATAAtagatttaaaagaaaaagaaaaagaaggtaaTGTTAGTGCCTTAATGGTGGACTCATAAACGAACTACTAAAAATTCTAATTCAAGTGTGCATACGTATATAAAAGTAACTATAAAACAGGACCCTTAGCTAATAGCTAATAGAAAATGAGCTTGATCTTTTGGCTATTTGTGTGTATACGATACTTAAGTTCATCCATTTTTGATGTGTACACTTAAGACATCAATTTggaggatttttttaaaataaaataattagtgaagttcctttttctttttcttttttggtaatctTTGGGTTGATAAAAAGGTTATGAGACTAACACAATCAGATAaatgccataagtaataatttcccctaagtctgtggtccgaggagccatgcaggacttaggttctgtttaaaacttagataaattgtcataagtaataatttcccctaagtctgtggtccgaggagccatgcaggacttaggttctgtttaaaactatgaatagttgccataagtaataatttcccctaagtctgtggtccgaggagccatgcaggacttaggttctgtttaaaactatgaatagttgtaaATAGACCGGTGGGCACAGGATAATcacgaaacaaaacatgggcaaagccattttcattaataatagtatctTCTtaagttatttacattccatggtcgaggtacagttttttcatccagatcttctagataataagcgcctatcccggccacggatgtgatgCGATACgatccttcccaattgggccccagcttgccccaagaggggttttttgcgCTGCCGAGAATTTTTCTCATTACGAGATCGCCTGGACTTAAAGGTCGCAGTTTAACATTGGTATCATATCCTTGACTTAGCTTCtgatgataataggccatatggatcgttgctttttcctttctttcctctgctaggtctagacttctgcccaataactcgtcgttaCTGTTTGGGGTGAATGAGCTAGACCTCAGtgtgggaaagttgttctcgattgggagcacggcctcagccccataagtcatcgaaaagggggtttcaccggttaaccgtcgcggcgttgtccgataggtccataagacgtgtggGAGCTCTTCTatccatctcccctttgcctcatccagtcttttcttcagtccgctcactatgaccttgttcacggccttaACCTGCCCATTTCCCTGGGGGTAGGCGGGAGTGGAGTATcggttaatgatcccaaactcgcggcaatactccctaaagttctTACTGTCGAACTGgagaccgttgtccgagatgagtGTGTGTGGAGTTCCGAAGTGGgtaataatgttcttccagatgaatttctgggcatccacgtccctaatgttggccaaaggttcagcctccacccatttggtgaagtaatcggttccaactattatgtatcgcttgtttcCCGCAGCTTTGAGGAAGGGACCGACAATATCaaggccccattgtgcaaacGACCAGGGGCTAGAGAGGGGGTTGAGGActcctccgggttggtggatattcggggcgaatctctggcactgatcacacttcttggcgtactcttgggcctctctttgcatgttcggccaccagtatccttgggtgagtgccctgtgtgctagcgaccttcctccggtgtgacttccacaaatcccctcgtgTAACTCTTCAAGTAGAGACTCAGACTGTTCTGGATGTATGCAGAGTAGGTATGGCTCAGAGTAGGAGCGCCAATATAGCTTGTAGTCCTCCGATAGCtagaaccgaggagcattcctccgTACCTTCTCGGCCTCCAACTTTCCCTCTGGTAGGATGTCGTcttggaggaagttctttatgggatccatccagctggggCTCTTTCTGATCTGATGGACCTGGGCCGGGTTTCTTCTAATGGGACTTGCTTGGACTAGATCTTCGACAAGGATCATTCGCGGTAGATTATGCGCCGAGGATGTGgcgagagtggccagcgagtctgcatgggtgtttACATTCCTGGAAATGTGCGTCAGATTGAAAGATTCAAAACTCATTTGTAAGCATTTAACTTGtcctagatactcttgcatcctagcatctctggcttccagctcacccatcacttggccAACGACCAACCTGGAGTtcgagaatgcttctattactcttccacccaatctttgaaccatcgtcatcccttgaagtaaggcttcgtattcggcttcattgttcgtagccgagaacccgagcctcagtgatttttcaatggcagcaCCGTTCggtgatattaaaactatcccaactccagatcctctctagttggccgcgccatccacgtagaccttccaatgcaaggtcccccctgctgaaattgtaccaaccaattttccatccatgtctttcttcttggttattgtttctatagagggtttAGCAAACTCCGCGACtaagtctgcgaggacctgacctttgacggaggatctgggcatatatttaatatcaaaggcccccaaaagcgcactccacatggcgatccttcctgtgtagtcggcgTTTCGAAGCACCACTCGAAGGGGGagctgagttagaacgatgaccgtatgcgcctgaaagtagtGAGGGAGCTTCCGCGTGGCGtgcactatcgccagaattgctTTTTCCAAGGGTAGGTATTGCACCTCAACCTCATGTAATGACTTTCTCACATAGtaaaccggtcgctgcaccccattatcatcccgtatcagtaccaggctgACAGCATGGGGGGCTACAACGACGTATGCAAACAGTACCTCGTCTGCCTCggggctggacatgatgggtggtcgtgataggtattccttaagctgctggaaggcccgaacacaatcctccgaccattcaaaccctttccacttatttatcaagaggtagaaaggtcgATATCGATCCGctgatcgtgatatgaacctgTTTAACGCTGCGATCATGCCTGTGGGCTTCTGCACTTCTTTCGGATTCTGAGGAGCATGCAGGCTGTTAATTGCTTTGATCTGatcgggacttacttctattcccctgtgggttaccatataccccaagaatttcccagacccgaccccgaatgaacatttggaagcattgagCCGCAGCTTGTGCTCCTTTAGGACAGCAAAGATTGTTTCGAGGTCTTTCATGTGCTCGGACACCATTTTACTCTTTACGACCATATCATCTATGTAGACCTCAATGATTTTGCCCAactgtggctcgaacatcctggtcatcatcctttggtaggttgacccCGCGTTCTTCAgtccaaacggcatcaccttatagtgatagtttccgacgggcgtcatgaaagctgtcttctcctggtcttctaaCGCGAGGGGTATCTggtgatagccctggaaggcgtccaggaaactcattcgagggtgaCCCATGGTTGCGTCCACCAATCGGTCGATTCTGGGTAAGGGaaatgggtcctttgggcacgccttgttcaggtccgtgaagtccacgcagactctccacttccctgtcttcttccttaccaccaccgtgtttgccaaccattcggggtaaaagacctctttgatagcccccgcttttttcagttttgccacctcgtctcttATGGCACTAGCATGTTCCTTTGAGGGGCGTCGAGGTGGCTACTTCTTcagagtggaagaggggttaacgttcaggtggtgacaaataaggctaggatcaactcccggggcgtcgtaggcgtcccatgcaaacacatcgacatttcctttgaaaaatctgactagttcctctttttcttgagaaggcaaCTCGGAGTcgacctgaaaaaacttctccAGGTTGCTGTTGACAGCGAAtttatctaaactttcacaccttatctcctcggctagtCCATCGCCTTGCCCTGCCGAGGCGgttggttgctataagctctcaGGGGCCGAGGATTCAGCACGGGGCCGATGTAAGATGGTGGCCACCATACACTGCCTGGCcatggcctgatctcctcggatctcttctacttgtcctctggatgggtattttactttttggtggagtgtggaggatacggcttctagggcgtggatccatggcctggcaactatcgcggtgtagggtgagtaagcgtcgaccacgataaaatttacctccaccacctccaaccCAATCTGTATGGGTAGTCGGATctgcccctttggcgtaacaatcttcccttcgaagctgagaaggggggagtcataagctgccAAATCTTCCGGTTTCAGGTTCAGCaccttgtatagatcagggtacattatctctaccGCACTTCCTGAGTCTACCGACACCCTTTTCACATTGAAACCTCCaattcttaacgtaaccactaaggcatcgtcgtgaggttgaatagttcctctcttatcctcgtcTGAGAATCctagtatcaaagagcttcccttttttgaccttttgggttccctttgcctgtcctcggaggggagccgatcaacagccagtaccctggggaggggtggcccagttcttcctggtgcggcgaggatgacatgtatcgttccggtggggggtcttaaggaCACATCCTTTCGAGACTCTTGTATTGCTTgaccgggatggccgctcgaggggtgcagaaggtgacgtaacttcccttctcggaccaactgatctaggtgattccatagattcctgcaatcctcaatggtatgcccatggtcctgatgatagtggcagtacaggttctggttacgtttggaagggtctccagccatctttcccggccatctgaaacagggctcgttccttactttctccagcacctgttgtactggctccTTGAATACAGCATTCACTGTCTGCGGGTTGCTCTGTCCAGCCTGTCAcaaaaaatctctcctcggctggttGTGGTTGTAACGTTCCGACCtaaaatcatttgctttgggAGGAGTGATAttctcctttccccttccttgcagctgatcttcctctacccttttgtacttgtcgatcctatccatcaactgatgaacgttggcaaccggtttaccagtgagagatttccttaagccatgctcggtggggagaccgcttttgaatgtgctgatagcaacatcatcatggttgtcatctaactcgttatacacctcccaatatctatccgaatatgctttcagggtctctccttcgtgcatggataaggacaatagcGAGCtgaggggtcgagggactctggtgtttgtaataaagCGAGAGCAGAAggcctgagtgagctgcttgtatgAGCCTATGGAATTGGTCTTCAGGctattgaaccacctcatcgccattgatcccaagctggatgggaagattttgcacattagggcttcattcTGCGAGTAGATCgtcattttttggttaaaatgactcacgtgctctaccgggtctgctcggccgttATAGATGGCGAACGCCGGTTGGTTAAAGCGTCGAgacagcttagccccttcgattctatacgtgaagggtgaccttgaaaCCTGGTCTAGCGCCCTCTTCATAGCATCGTTTCCCGAacccttgctggatgggctctcatatttccgtacagggcgtggttccctttagtaagaaaaggtttcacttggggggcTCCTCGACCTCCGTCGGTAACTCGCATCCTCCGCATTAGAGGACTCGTCTGAGCCAGAGGGAGATTGTTTTCGCTGAACACGTCGCAACTTCCTcttcaggtcatctatctctcgctgcatggcctgatgactatttcgcctctgggacATGTGACTAcctgtctgagtgtgactctggctcgtccggatagtatgcacacttccctcacgattccctctgccgcctgggttggcaGGGTTATTTTGCCTTTGGGACTCAACGGGTTGTGTCTGTTGGGAGTTagcctggtgaggattctcctggtgtggacctagttctgccatgctcgaccgttgtgctagctgataccctagttcttcccacagacggcaccaattgtagttgcacgattttcctggtccAAATCCTGCTGATCAGGCCTTGAcccaaggcgcaacacacaataaatctttgtagaggatgggtcaaagaacttagcctcagtgaacttagTAGGTCTGATGCATGGACAATGTTATTGTAGAAACagaaaacacaagaatggatgtCTAACAAAAGATTCTATTTCCTGGGCACAAATCATACATTTTTCGTCCctctctttgagggactccactacattatataggtctctcattcttatctgaaccttacacttgttgatcatctaagcccccacttgagcacctgtcctatcagacacccttatcactcccttgtgagttgcagtggccaaggtagcactgttcaggggtcttttcctcattaatgcggccaagagggtggttgtgacacatttaatgtggtggtggcagctttccatgagatattttgggttttattcttttttatatgcttggaggatgaactgCAATGGTTGAGGCGAGCTCTTGATCCGGACTTCGTAATGTCcaaggaggagttactcctcggacaggtttcttttaccgcaatTGGGCTTAAATAATGTTTgggctatgacttctcctcggacaggattcttctcggacgggcccgtagtttaattagcccattattttgggccgggccccacaatgtctttttatttccttaaattattttattatttgtatatatttagaAGGTTTAAATTAGTTTGTTTGACACTTTAATTAGAATTTCTGTTTATGGCTTAGaatgttttatataaaaaataataataataataaatgaacaTGTATTTTTGACACATTAAGTAATAGACTACCTTTCTGGAAGATTACCCACACCTCGTGGCTGGCCTTATTATAAATAAGCAGCTGATGTTGTGACCATTACTCTTTTGTGCTGTTGTAGTTTGCAAACTAACAAGCGTTGGTGTTTGTATTTTCCTGGACCTATGATCACTGAGTTGGTTTGGTCTTCCCCAGGAACGTACTCTTTCTCATACTCTGTTTTCATatcaatacaaattattaacaatattttataaattttctttcgTCAAAAAAGTAATAGACCGATAGTAATTGGATACCGAGTAATAAATAagatttgaattaaattttaaaaatatataattaatgactaatttcaatgtaaaataaatggttagtcaatgttttaaacaaacaaggaaatgtttttagacaatatttgcctCACACAAGAGTTGCTAATGGATTATTGTAAAATTGACCCTATAGGGTCCGTTtcgattgaacttattgttgctgaaactgaaaactgaaaactgaaaacactgtagtaaaataatttttaaatgtgtaaatagtaccatgggacccatttttaatattttttaatacgtaAACAGTGTATGCACAgtacgtgaacagtgcataCACGGTTCATAACAGTAAATTCTGCCacccaaagtcaacaaatgcgaaaaaaaaaaaaaaaaaaaaaaaaaaaaaaaaaaaaaaaaaggaaaacgtgaAACTTATAAAACGCAGACGTCAGATTCAGTGGAATCAAAACGGCCTCATAATACAATCAagcaaaaataatgtaaaagtggaaagtttatttacttatttatgaATAGTTTTAGGAAAGAGTTaaaattactattaaaaaaagtgTCAATTTAAAATTccatcaatataaaaaaaaaaaaaaaaaaaaccttaaaaaccAGATTCGGGTTGGGAATGGATATTTATGgataaaaaatccaattaacaATGGGATATGTGTACTAATCAGATATCTACTGGTAAAATTTTCAGGTTGGGTTTGGGATACCCGACCCAAACCTAGTCCATGGCTATCCCTACCGCTTAACACATCAATTTGgaggattttttaaaaaattaaaagaagttttttttttttttttggttatttttgggTTGATAAAAAGTTATGAGACTAACAGTCTAACACAATCAGATAAATCAAATCAACAAAACTTTGAACCTCCAAAGGAGGGCATCGAGTCCGTAACAAATTGTTCATGATCCTTATTAGTCAATGGAGACATtgacttttttcttctcttcaagcaaatgcaaactAAACTGAGCAAGCAAGAACTAGAGACATGGGCATGGGCGGTCACAGCTTGGGCTATATGGAATGCAAGGAATAAAGTATACTTTGAACAGTTTCAACCTCAGCCACAGATAATTTGGGAAGGAGCAAGAGGCTTCTGGAGGAATACCATAACTTTACGGAAGCACAAAGAGTAGCGTGAATGTcctgttttttttcctttcacatggCTGTCTGTctcttatttttaatgtttctttTGTTGCTCATGGGCCCAGCATTAAAGTGTTGTTGGTGCCCCTCTCACCCATGGTATTCTGCATGGGGTTGTACAGTTTTTTATGATATAATACACTTTCTGTCGtctttacctcaaaaaaaaaaaaaaaaaaaaagggatgaaTGTTGTCTGTTTTGATTAAAACTATAACTactacaagcaaattcaattcaatttccaaattaaaaaacgCTATGGAATTTGCAAGCTGAAGTCCATGATTCATTCtctaataaattcaaattttcacatAAATACAACCTGCTTACAATAAATTCTTTGGAGCAGAAATCCACAACCATCAACATGGGATTCTAAAATGAGGTCAATGTTGTCTGTTTTGATTAAAAACTTTTACTACTACAggcaaattcaattcaatttcaaaattccaaattgCAAAAGGCTATGGAATTTGCAAGCTGTAGTCCATCCTCTAAGGTCAATTTCTCACATAGAGACAAACCCAGTGACCAAAATTCGAATTGATGTCTAATAAGACCACCAGGTCCACCACCCCCTTTATACCCAAGTTGCCCCTAAAGAACAATAAGTATTTAATTTGAACCTTCCTAATAAATAAGAGTTTGCCATTTACCACAATTTTTTCAACAGTCCTACGATGGTCGGTGGAAACTAACTAGGGTCTGCTTTGGAAGAATTCAAGTCAGATTGGATGATTTGACATTTTTATTCAACCAGCTCCACAACGCCCATCtgtttaatttgattaaaactATAACTACTATAAGCAAATCCACAATTCTATAGCCGTCACTGCTTTTACTTGTTTTACTTAGATTTActattatcataatttttttacttatcactaACAACCTGTCATATaagtggtttaaaaaaaaatttatgtttacaatttttctcataaaaataagaAAGGGTTACATTCAATGATCCATGATTAAAAGCAaacggaaaaaagaaaaaggtagaAGGTTACCTTTTTAACAACATAGCAATTTACCATAATTGAGATTCCTTGACctttattacaaataaatttttttttttttttttttgctgaataaatttactcatcAGTCAAGGACCAcctgcatgtccaacactccaACTTCACCGAACatttttactttacttttactTTGTGAAGCTCTAATGGTTGGCCTAAGAAAGACGATGATATCTGCCAGCAACTTCCAATAACCATTGGCAAAGTTCACTAGGTTTTGAGAGCATCACCATATGCCCAGCTTCCCTAATTAAAATCACTTCTTTTGGGGGGCTGTCCTCGATTATCAAGCGTTGGAAATCCTCTTTCATCACTTCATCTTCTTCGCAAACTATAAAAACCCGATCAATTGACCCATACTTCTCTTCTGTTAACATACCCTCCTTAGAAAAGTCTTCCATAAACAATCCATTTGGCCTCATCAACACTTTAGCCAATTCCAAATCCTGTATGCAAGTCAACCATATAAATAGTACGAATAATATGGTACAATATTTTGGCTGATTCCaaatacctctctctctctctctctctctctctctctctgtgactAATTTAATTGTACTTCATTTAagtttcattttagtccttttgACTTTACTCATTTTCAATGTAATCTTTTCATCCAATTCACACAATCAAGTTCACCAAAACAACTTCGTTTGGAAAGTAAAAAAACACTCtaaaatgaaacttaaaataGCTGAATTTTAAACTTCAGAGTATGTAACGGAGCCTATAATTTGTTCATCAAGTATTAAGCACTTGAGAAAAGTATGAATTTGCTTGTAAAGCTTACCTCTGATCGACAGTGGGCGTACACCTTGGTTCTCATATAATCCGGACCAAATAATACCGAATCTAAAGATAATTGGCAATCCATTGTGGATTCTTTTGGGGTCCTTTTGAAATACTGGTTTGTGGTACCCAACACCAAAGCAAAAGATAATGAAGTGAGTAAACAAAATAGCAGTTCTATAAGGCAGTCAAATGAAATATTAGGAATTGGGAAAGAAACTTTTTACTTCTTGGATGAGAGTTAGTGGTGGAGATTTGAAGTCTGGC
It encodes the following:
- the LOC126732670 gene encoding methylesterase 10-like — its product is MGDDVKHFVLVHGVCHGSWCWYRLIALFKQAGHRVTALDLGACGINPKQLNEITSIWDYVHPLMEFMASLPQGESVILVGHSYAGLCISLAMESFPEKVSLGVFVTAYMPDFKSPPLTLIQEYFKRTPKESTMDCQLSLDSVLFGPDYMRTKVYAHCRSEDLELAKVLMRPNGLFMEDFSKEGMLTEEKYGSIDRVFIVCEEDEVMKEDFQRLIIEDSPPKEVILIREAGHMVMLSKPSELCQWLLEVAGRYHRLS